One Polaribacter sp. SA4-12 genomic window carries:
- a CDS encoding lipocalin family protein yields MKKIILLLITIVSLSSCSSSDDDMSSSNIIIGTWQLKSETENGEERTTDCTRKSTITFLENGNGSQMIYDESYDGSGNAVCENDYNGTFTWENTNGNTYNISEDGENNSIELTFSQNNTIFSSSSSETYNGTTYTSTFSYIKI; encoded by the coding sequence ATGAAAAAAATTATCCTTTTACTTATTACTATTGTAAGCTTATCTTCTTGTTCATCTAGTGATGATGATATGTCTTCATCAAATATTATAATTGGGACATGGCAATTAAAATCTGAGACCGAAAATGGTGAAGAAAGAACAACGGATTGTACTAGAAAAAGCACCATAACCTTTTTAGAAAATGGAAACGGTTCTCAAATGATTTATGATGAAAGTTATGATGGAAGTGGAAATGCTGTTTGTGAAAATGATTATAATGGTACTTTTACCTGGGAAAACACAAATGGTAATACATATAATATTTCTGAAGATGGAGAAAACAACTCCATAGAACTTACTTTCTCACAAAATAACACAATATTTAGTAGTTCATCTTCCGAAACGTATAACGGTACTACTTATACATCAACTTTCTCTTACATAAAAATTTAA
- a CDS encoding lipocalin family protein, translating into MKKLLYLFIASTILFSCTTNDDDNSSDPIIGIWQLSSETENGTDTSTSCERKSTVTFLENGTFNSTSFYDDGNGCMSESDGAANWENTGQSNYLLDFGDNDTSTTKITFSENNTVFSFTDIDDYNGTTITYISTFKKL; encoded by the coding sequence ATGAAAAAATTACTTTATCTATTTATCGCGTCTACCATTTTATTTTCTTGTACTACTAATGATGATGACAATTCTTCAGATCCCATAATTGGTATATGGCAATTAAGCTCAGAAACTGAAAACGGAACAGACACCTCAACATCTTGCGAAAGAAAAAGTACTGTTACTTTTTTAGAAAACGGAACATTTAATTCAACATCATTTTACGACGACGGAAACGGTTGTATGAGTGAGTCTGATGGTGCTGCCAATTGGGAAAACACAGGACAATCAAATTACCTATTAGATTTCGGGGATAATGATACCAGTACTACAAAAATAACGTTTTCAGAAAACAATACGGTATTCAGCTTTACAGATATTGATGACTATAATGGAACAACAATCACATACATTAGCACTTTCAAAAAACTATAG
- the recR gene encoding recombination mediator RecR: MDFSSKLLENAVNEVSRLPGIGKRTALRLVLHLLKQPSDNTKFLSEALLHLRNDVKTCEKCHNISDTALCDICNNGKRNPEIVCVVEDIRDVMAIESTSQFNGLYHVLGGKISPIEGIGPQNLEIESLVTKVGSGEVKELIFALSSTMEGDTTNFYIFKQIEKFEITTSTIARGISVGDELEYADEVTLGRSIVNRIPFEQSIKS; the protein is encoded by the coding sequence ATGGATTTTTCATCAAAACTTTTAGAGAATGCCGTAAATGAAGTATCTCGTTTACCAGGAATTGGAAAACGAACTGCGTTGCGTTTGGTTTTACATTTATTAAAACAACCTTCTGATAATACTAAGTTTTTATCTGAAGCATTATTACATTTAAGAAATGATGTAAAAACGTGTGAAAAGTGTCATAATATTTCTGATACTGCTTTGTGTGACATTTGTAATAATGGAAAAAGAAACCCGGAAATTGTTTGTGTTGTTGAAGATATTAGAGATGTGATGGCAATTGAAAGTACGTCTCAGTTTAATGGATTGTATCATGTTTTGGGCGGAAAAATTTCTCCGATTGAAGGAATTGGACCTCAGAACTTAGAAATAGAATCTTTAGTTACTAAAGTAGGTAGTGGTGAAGTTAAAGAATTGATTTTTGCTTTAAGTTCTACCATGGAAGGAGATACTACAAACTTCTATATTTTTAAGCAAATAGAAAAATTCGAAATTACAACTTCTACAATTGCTCGTGGAATTTCTGTGGGTGATGAGTTAGAATATGCAGATGAAGTTACTTTGGGAAGATCTATTGTAAATAGAATTCCTTTTGAGCAGTCTATAAAAAGTTAA
- a CDS encoding CopD family protein, whose translation MDFLYVKALHIIFIVTWFAGLFYIVRLFMYHVEAEKKDEPAKEILQTQYKLMSKRLWYMITWPSAVLASFFGFWMLYKSPYFLSESWMLVKLAFVLALFFYHGLCHVIYKQLQNDIIKYSAFKLRLINEIPTVILFAVIFLVELQHSVNWIWGVVGIILFGVLLMLGIRLYKKIREKRSWEKAEKEVLKNKDS comes from the coding sequence ATGGATTTCCTTTACGTAAAAGCACTACATATTATTTTTATTGTTACTTGGTTTGCTGGGTTATTTTATATTGTTCGTTTATTTATGTATCATGTAGAAGCAGAAAAAAAAGACGAACCTGCTAAAGAAATTTTACAAACTCAATATAAACTAATGAGTAAAAGGCTGTGGTACATGATTACTTGGCCTTCAGCTGTTTTAGCAAGTTTTTTTGGTTTTTGGATGCTTTATAAAAGTCCATATTTCTTATCTGAATCGTGGATGTTAGTAAAACTAGCTTTTGTTTTAGCGTTGTTTTTTTATCACGGTTTATGTCATGTAATCTACAAGCAGCTACAAAACGATATTATAAAATACTCTGCTTTTAAATTAAGATTGATTAACGAAATACCAACTGTCATTTTATTTGCGGTTATATTTTTAGTTGAATTACAACATTCTGTAAATTGGATTTGGGGAGTTGTAGGAATTATTCTTTTTGGTGTTTTACTAATGTTAGGAATTAGACTTTACAAAAAAATTAGAGAAAAAAGATCTTGGGAAAAAGCTGAAAAAGAGGTTTTAAAAAACAAAGACTCTTAA